TCAGTTGTGCGGCATAAACCTTGAGCAACCACTGACACTAAAGACTCAGAAATTGCCACCCGCATTGCCTCTTGTTCCTCACCTGCGTAAAGATTGAGAATCCGCTCAATAGTTTTCACCGCACTATTAGTGTGCAGAGTTCCCATGACCAAGTGACCTGTTTGAGCCGCTTTTAGGGCAGTATTCACCGTTTCCTTGTCGCGCATTTCCCCCACCAGAATCAAATCGGGATCTTCCCGCAAAGCTGCTTTTAAAGCGTTGTCAAATTTCCGGGTGTGCATTCCTACTTCCCGTTGTTTGACTAAAGATTTGCGGCTTTGGTGGACAAATTCAATCGGATCTTCAATGGTGATGATATGTTTAGCCATCTCTCTATTGATGTAGTCAATCATCGCCGCCATTGTCGTCGATTTACCAGAACCAGTTGGCCCCGTAACTAAAATCAACCCTTTATGGTAATGGCAAATATCCCGTAAAATTGTCGGTAATCTCAACTGTTCCATAGACAAGATTTTCAGAGGAATTAACCGCAGCACCATTGCATAGCCTTTGAGGGAGCCAAAAACATTAATCCGCACGCGGGCAAAGTCGTACTGAGTTGCACCATCAAATTCTAGATGCTCTTGAAAATGCTGAATTTCTGCATCTGTCAACACCTCCCGCAACCAACTGATAAATGTATCTTTATCTGTTTCGGGATAATCCGTTGTCTGAATTTCTCCTCGGTTGCGGAAACGGGGGATTTCACCTACTCCCAAATGAAGATCAGAATATTCTAAATCATAAGCTTGTCTAATTAGCTGCGCTAAACTCAGCGTCGGAGTTTGAGGGCTAGTTTTGGCAGTTACAGAAGAAGGAGGCACCAGTGGGGGACTACCCGGACGATTACGAGCCGGTTGAGTGGAACTCGTATTGGTTGACATATCCAACCTTTGTGTCGACTGGCGTTGCATCTGTGACGATGGCGGAGGTGGCGGAGGTGGCGGTACGTTTCGGGGAGCAGGAGGATTTGAATTATTGGATGGAACCTGTGATTCTGTCATATAACTTTAAAATGTGGAATTAATCAAGTGAAATCAGGGAAAAATCTCTTGTG
The window above is part of the Nodularia spumigena CCY9414 genome. Proteins encoded here:
- a CDS encoding type IV pilus twitching motility protein PilT, which encodes MSTNTSSTQPARNRPGSPPLVPPSSVTAKTSPQTPTLSLAQLIRQAYDLEYSDLHLGVGEIPRFRNRGEIQTTDYPETDKDTFISWLREVLTDAEIQHFQEHLEFDGATQYDFARVRINVFGSLKGYAMVLRLIPLKILSMEQLRLPTILRDICHYHKGLILVTGPTGSGKSTTMAAMIDYINREMAKHIITIEDPIEFVHQSRKSLVKQREVGMHTRKFDNALKAALREDPDLILVGEMRDKETVNTALKAAQTGHLVMGTLHTNSAVKTIERILNLYAGEEQEAMRVAISESLVSVVAQGLCRTTDGKRAAFHDILINTEAIKEWIKDGKYDEITELMKQASFDGMITMNQSLLNLYQEGRITEETALEMSPTPNEMAQFLRGRV